The window GCCCGGTTATTGGCAGAATTATTGAGGCCGACATGCAGTTTATCGATCTTGGCGCGCAGCGCGAACGAATCCGCGACCGGCTGAGGACCGCGATCGACCGTGTCGTCGAGGACGGCCGCTACATCCTCGGACCCCAAGTCACCGAATTCGAGAACAAACTCGCGGCTTACATCGGTACCAAGCATGTCGTGGCCTGTGCCAACGGCACCGATGCGCTGCTGTTGCCGCTGTTTGCCGCCGGCATCGGTCCGGGCGACGCCGTGTTCGTGCCGAGCTTCACCTTTGCCGCCACGGCGGAAGTGGTGGCGCTGGCCAAGGCCGAGCCTGTGTTCGTCGACGTCGATCCCGATACCTACAACATCGACATTGCCAGCCTCGAGGCGGCGATCGACATGATCAAGACGGAAGGCCGGCTGAAGCCGAAGGCGATCATTCCGGTCGACCTGTTCGGGCTTGCGGCCGACTACGAGGCGCTCATGGCGATCGCCAAGCGCGAAGGGCTCCTGGTGATCGAGGATGCCGCGCAGTCGATGGGCGGCTCGGCGGACGGCAAGATGTGCGGCGCCTTCGGCCATGTCGGCTCGACCAGCTTCTATCCGGCAAAGCCCCTCGGCTGCTACGGCGACGGCGGCGCGATGTTCACCAATGACGATGCGCTGGCCGACACGCTGCGGTCCTTCGCCTTCCACGGCAAGGGCGAGACGCAATACGACAACATACGCGTCGGCATCAATTCACGCCTCGACACGCTGCAGGCGGCGATCCTGATCGAGAAGCTCGCCATCCTCGAAGAGGAGATGGAGGCTCGGCAAAAGGTGGCCAGCCGCTACGCCGAAGGTCTCGGCGATATCGTCAAGGCTTCGCGCAATCTGGGCCATGGCCGCTCGGCCTGGGCGCAATACGCCATCGAGACACCGAAGCGCGATGGGCTGAAGGCCCATCTCGGCGAAAAGGGCATCCCTTCGGTCGTCTATTATGTGAAGCCGCTGCACAGCCAGGTCGCCTATCGCGACTATCCGCGCACGCCGACCGGGCTGACCGTCTCGGAAGAACTGCCGAAGCGGATCCTGTGCCTGCCGATGCATCCCTATCTCAGCGAAGCCGACCAGGACCGCATCATCGAGACCATCCGCAACTATATCGGCTCGAACTCGGCGCATGTAGTGGCAGCGTAAGGAGCGCGTAATCTCCCCCCTCGAGGGGGAGATGGCCGGCAGGCCAGAGGGGGTCGGTGCGACCGGGCTCGGCCCTCTATCGCCGACGAAAAAGGTGGGCGCTCCACGCGGGGCGACTCTCTCTGTCGCCTTCGGCGACATCTCCCCCTCAAATAGGGAGATCAGACCGCGCTCTTGCCCGTCGCAATGAAATGCGGGTTGGCGAAATCAGCATCGCCGGCCTGGTTGCGCTTGCCATAGGCGAGCGGCTGGCCGTCAAGCGTGCGCGTCATGCCGCCGGCGGCGCGCAGCACCGCGTCGCCTGCCGCGGTGTCCCATTCCATGGTGCGGCCGAAGCGCGGATAGACGTCGGCCTCGGCGGCGGCGAGAAGGCAGAATTTCAGCGACGAGCCGACCGAGACGATCTCGGCGGCGCCGAGATCGCGGATGAAGGCATCGGTCTCCGGTGTGTTGTGCGAGCGGCTGGCGACGACCGCGAGCGGTGTGCCCCCTTGACGGACGGCGATCGGCCGGCGGCCGGCGATGCGGTAGTCGCCGTCGACTTCGATCGCTTCCGCTCTGCCCGGCCGGCCCGAGAAAAAACGCCCCGTGCAAGGCGCGAAGACGACACCAACCTCCGGCACGCCATGACGCACCAGCGCGATGTTGACGGTGAAGTCGGTCCGGCGGTTGACGAATTCCTTGGTGCCGTCGAGCGGATCGATCAGGAAGAAAGCGCCGTCGAGGTCGGGCGTGGCGATGCCGGCCGCGACCTCTTCCTCAGCCACGCAAGGGATCTGAGGATATGCGGCGCGCAGCCCCGCAAGGATGATCTTCTCGCTTTCGCGGTCGGCTTCCGTCACCGGCGAGGAGTCGGACTTCTTATCGACCGCGCAGCCTTCTTGGAAGACGCGCATGACCTCGCGCCCGGCTTCGAGCGCCAGGCGCTCGAACACGCCGAGCATGGCCTCGTCGTCAGATACCGCCGCCGTTGTCGTATTGGTCTTCGGCAATGTCGCGCTCGTCCAGCCAGTGTTCCAGGGCTTCCACCATCTCCTCGGCCGATCTGCCGAGCGTCTTCAGATGGATTTCGGGATTTTCCGGCGCCTCATAAGGGGAATCGACGCCGGTGAAGTTCTTGATCTCGCCGCTCAGCGCACGCGCGTAAAGGCCCTTCGGGTCGCGCCGGGCGCATTCCTCGAACGGGGTGTCGACGAACACCTCGACGAATTCGCCCTCGCCCATCAGTTCGCGCGCCATGCGCCGCTCGGCGCCGAAGGGCGAGATGAAGGAGACGATGACGATCAATCCGGCGTCGGCCATCAGCTTGGCTACTTCGGCGACACGGCGGATGTTCTCGACACGGTCGGCGTCGGTGAAGCCGAGGTCGCGGTTGAGGCCATGGCGGACATTGTCGCCGTCGAGGATGTAGGTGTGGCGGCCGGAAGCGAACAGCTTCTTCTCGAACAGATTGGCGATGGTCGACTTGCCGGAGCCGGACAGGCCGGTGAACCAGAACACCGCAGGTCGCTGGTTCTTCTGGTCGGACCGGCCGCGTTTGCCGACATCGAGCGACTGCCAGTGAATGTTTTCGGCGCGGCGCAGCGAATGCAGGATCATGCCGGCGCCAACGGTGGCGTTGGAGACGCGGTCAATCAGGATGAAGGCGCCGGTGGTGCGGTTTTCGGCGAAGGGATCGAAAGCGATCGGCGCCCTGGTCGAGATGTTGCAGATGCCGACTTCATTCATGTCGAGCGACTTTGCCGCTTCATGCGCGAAATCGTTGACGTTGACCCGGTATTTCAGGTCGGTGACGGTCGCGCTCACCTGATCGGTCTCGGTGCGCAGGATATAGGAGCGGCCAGGCAGCAGCGCGTGCTCGTCGAACCAGACGATGTTGGCCGCGAACTGGTCGGCGACCTGCGGACGCGCGGCCGGCGACACCAGCATGTTGCCGCGCGACACCTCAACCTCGTCCTCGAGCACCAGCGTAATCGCCTGGCCGGCAACGGCCTCGTTGAGATCGCCGCCATGCGCGACGATGCGCTTGACC is drawn from Mesorhizobium sp. B1-1-8 and contains these coding sequences:
- the cysQ gene encoding 3'(2'),5'-bisphosphate nucleotidase CysQ, encoding MLGVFERLALEAGREVMRVFQEGCAVDKKSDSSPVTEADRESEKIILAGLRAAYPQIPCVAEEEVAAGIATPDLDGAFFLIDPLDGTKEFVNRRTDFTVNIALVRHGVPEVGVVFAPCTGRFFSGRPGRAEAIEVDGDYRIAGRRPIAVRQGGTPLAVVASRSHNTPETDAFIRDLGAAEIVSVGSSLKFCLLAAAEADVYPRFGRTMEWDTAAGDAVLRAAGGMTRTLDGQPLAYGKRNQAGDADFANPHFIATGKSAV
- the cysN gene encoding sulfate adenylyltransferase subunit CysN encodes the protein MRHIMAKSLAPTDGIRDYMAAQEKKSLLRFLTCGSVDDGKSTLIGRLLSDTKQIFEDQLAALEKDSRKHGTTGDDIDFALLVDGLEAEREQGITIDVAYRFFATPKRKFIVADTPGHEQYTRNMATGASTADLAIVLIDARQGVLRQTRRHSIIASLLGIRHIVLAVNKIDLVGFDKAVFDRIVEDYGAFAKGLGFASIAPIPMSARFGDNVTSRSERTPWYSGPSLIEHLETVSVDEAAVELPFRFPVQYVNRPNLDFRGFAGTVASGTVSQGDEVVVAKSGKASRVKRIVAHGGDLNEAVAGQAITLVLEDEVEVSRGNMLVSPAARPQVADQFAANIVWFDEHALLPGRSYILRTETDQVSATVTDLKYRVNVNDFAHEAAKSLDMNEVGICNISTRAPIAFDPFAENRTTGAFILIDRVSNATVGAGMILHSLRRAENIHWQSLDVGKRGRSDQKNQRPAVFWFTGLSGSGKSTIANLFEKKLFASGRHTYILDGDNVRHGLNRDLGFTDADRVENIRRVAEVAKLMADAGLIVIVSFISPFGAERRMARELMGEGEFVEVFVDTPFEECARRDPKGLYARALSGEIKNFTGVDSPYEAPENPEIHLKTLGRSAEEMVEALEHWLDERDIAEDQYDNGGGI
- a CDS encoding DegT/DnrJ/EryC1/StrS family aminotransferase — protein: MQFIDLGAQRERIRDRLRTAIDRVVEDGRYILGPQVTEFENKLAAYIGTKHVVACANGTDALLLPLFAAGIGPGDAVFVPSFTFAATAEVVALAKAEPVFVDVDPDTYNIDIASLEAAIDMIKTEGRLKPKAIIPVDLFGLAADYEALMAIAKREGLLVIEDAAQSMGGSADGKMCGAFGHVGSTSFYPAKPLGCYGDGGAMFTNDDALADTLRSFAFHGKGETQYDNIRVGINSRLDTLQAAILIEKLAILEEEMEARQKVASRYAEGLGDIVKASRNLGHGRSAWAQYAIETPKRDGLKAHLGEKGIPSVVYYVKPLHSQVAYRDYPRTPTGLTVSEELPKRILCLPMHPYLSEADQDRIIETIRNYIGSNSAHVVAA